In Helianthus annuus cultivar XRQ/B chromosome 9, HanXRQr2.0-SUNRISE, whole genome shotgun sequence, the following are encoded in one genomic region:
- the LOC118481704 gene encoding extensin-like has protein sequence MPPRMRGRGRGQGAYAAPNDHEAGPSHRRTPSGSHNSDVQNLWRSFTEPARHSVSLSTSPSIPHSFGLQSENEPHNSHQSYIPLQGHQSPFDHPSPVFQGPYNPADYLDVPMGFNPLGPEDHFPGGNAMDIDEDTDPSMPPSGTPNHPVEISDGSPFMGSPYNGPDSFEERFRQYNWVFTPSYHNSPLHQPQHSSPLHPQQQPQQQPQQQQNPSEDSRLVAVTPPPPPPPVLPPPPPRRRGRNVRISARGGVRIGTPPHSEDPYWVAANYNSLNPEGTFGGLWATGQSTYGYPSYGYQQPQPPQPPHYPLPPQAPMMSPPQVQEILQGINEVRREMRHELREDRRHNRGMFKKIVDLIKGKSKKDY, from the exons atgccgccacgtatgagaggaagaggaaggggacaagGAGCATATGCAGCCCCAAACGACcacgaagccggaccttcgcACAGGCGAACACCTTCAGGCTCCCATAACTCAGATGTTCAAAATCTTTGGAGGTCTTTTACTGAACCTGCAAGGCACTCAGtttcactgagtacctcaccttctATCCCACACTCCTTCGGGCTTCAatcagaaaatgagccccacaactctcACCAGTCCTATATTCCTCTCCAAGGACACCAATCACCCTTTGACCACCCATCACCTGTTTTCCAAGGCCCGTACAACCCTGCTGACTACCTTGATGTGCctatgggttttaacccacttggaccagaAGACCATTTTCCTGGTGGCAATGCGATGGATATCGATGAAGATACCGATCCCTCAATGCCACCATCTGGAACTCCGAACCACCCTGtcgagatttctgatgggtcacCTTTTATGGGATCACCATACAATGGTCCCGACAGCTTTGAGGAGAGATTCAGGCAGTATAACTGGGTAtttacccctagttaccataactctccccTGCACCAGCCGCAACACAGCTCTCCCTTGCACCCccagcaacagcctcagcaacagccaCAGCAACAGCagaatccttctgaggattcccGACTTGTCGCGGTCactccaccgccgccaccacctccggttcTTCCTCCCCCGCCTCCGAGGCGAAGAGGAAGGAACGTACGGATTTCCGCACGAGGGGGAGtacgcatcggcacccctccacattcag AGGATCCCTACTGGGTAGCTGCGAACTACAACTCTCTCAATCCGGAAGGTACTTTTGGAGGTctctgggctacgggacaatctaCCTATGGATACCCATCATATGGAtatcagcagccgcagcctcctcaaccaccgcatTATCCGCTACCACCGCAGGCACCGATGATGTCGCCGCcacaagttcaagaaatccttcaaGGGATAAATGAAGTGCGACGAGAGATGCGGCATGAATTGCGGGAAGATCGTCGGCATAATCGTGGGATGTTTAAGAAAATTGTGGATTTAATCAAGGGAAAAAGCAAGAAGGACTACTAA